The following proteins are encoded in a genomic region of Chloroflexota bacterium:
- a CDS encoding ABC transporter substrate-binding protein, whose translation MRDIREWAPVWDTWNSVGGFVPFVQNIWSNLVRYDFDSNSRIVPDLATEWTAAADGMSYTFKIRQGVTWHDGKPFTAEDVVWNLNRGINPPDPTIGFNRTKFASVQSVEAVDARTVKVTMRRPSASFFPSVAAFSVLMYPPHIQAAKFQETPVGTGPFKFGTWERNNKTVLQKNDKYHLTDAGGGALPYLDGMEIFVIAGDPALAYSAFRTGRLDCGCGHDHDFVTINSDRIKQEFPGAQVSLVLADQFNLMFNMEKKPWDDVRVREAFSRMLDRRALLLLPRGGFGRFPPHHMPSPEVNGQWGLPDAEILRFPGFGSSYSAEVAEARKLLAAAGVDPKTLNLTFLGIISPNVDPYHIAAHSLLLNNSGANIRLVQEASTQFNSSLLAKGWDISMTTGGTSYDDPSAIFVDYIVRNSARNRANLNYGVEDLVAQQEGTLDFTRRRDIVYEIQRKLIREATLIPTVYQVDGWVTHAHVKGWRAPFQSVGPQNRMERVWFDR comes from the coding sequence GTGCGTGATATCCGAGAATGGGCCCCCGTTTGGGATACCTGGAACAGCGTCGGCGGCTTCGTGCCCTTCGTCCAGAACATCTGGAGCAACCTTGTCCGCTACGATTTCGATAGCAACAGCAGGATCGTTCCCGACCTTGCGACTGAATGGACTGCCGCTGCCGATGGGATGAGCTACACCTTCAAGATCCGGCAAGGCGTCACCTGGCATGACGGCAAGCCCTTCACCGCGGAGGACGTGGTCTGGAACCTGAACCGCGGCATCAACCCTCCCGATCCCACCATCGGCTTCAACCGCACGAAGTTCGCCTCCGTGCAGTCCGTTGAGGCTGTGGATGCCCGCACGGTGAAGGTCACCATGCGGCGGCCCAGCGCCTCCTTCTTCCCCAGTGTCGCCGCCTTCTCCGTCCTCATGTACCCACCCCACATCCAAGCCGCGAAGTTCCAGGAGACCCCGGTGGGCACAGGCCCATTCAAGTTCGGAACCTGGGAGCGCAACAACAAGACCGTCCTGCAGAAGAACGATAAGTACCACTTGACCGATGCCGGCGGCGGCGCCCTCCCCTACCTTGACGGCATGGAGATCTTCGTCATCGCAGGCGACCCCGCCCTCGCCTATAGCGCCTTCCGCACCGGCCGCCTGGATTGCGGCTGCGGCCATGACCATGACTTCGTCACCATCAACTCCGACCGCATCAAGCAGGAGTTCCCCGGCGCCCAGGTCTCCCTCGTCTTAGCCGATCAGTTCAACCTGATGTTCAACATGGAAAAGAAGCCGTGGGATGACGTCCGCGTCCGGGAGGCCTTCAGCCGGATGTTGGATAGGCGGGCCCTTCTGCTCCTCCCCCGCGGAGGCTTCGGCAGATTCCCGCCCCATCACATGCCTTCGCCAGAGGTGAACGGCCAGTGGGGTCTGCCCGATGCGGAGATACTCAGATTCCCCGGCTTTGGTTCCTCCTACAGCGCAGAGGTAGCCGAGGCAAGAAAACTTCTCGCCGCTGCAGGCGTGGATCCCAAGACGTTGAACCTCACCTTTTTAGGCATCATCAGCCCTAACGTTGACCCCTACCACATCGCCGCCCACTCGCTGCTCCTCAACAACAGCGGCGCGAACATCAGGCTGGTCCAAGAAGCATCAACCCAGTTCAATAGCTCCCTCCTCGCGAAGGGCTGGGACATCTCCATGACCACCGGCGGCACCTCGTACGACGACCCAAGCGCCATCTTTGTTGACTACATCGTGAGGAACTCGGCTCGCAATAGGGCGAACCTCAACTACGGCGTGGAAGACTTAGTCGCTCAGCAAGAGGGAACGCTCGACTTCACCAGGCGGCGCGACATCGTCTATGAGATCCAGCGCAAGCTCATTCGGGAAGCCACCCTCATCCCCACCGTTTACCAGGTGGACGGCTGGGTTACCCATGCCCATGTGAAGGGCTGGCGTGCGCCCTTTCAGTCGGTCGGCCCCCAGAACCGCATGGAGCGCGTCTGGTTCGATAGGTAA
- a CDS encoding acyl-CoA dehydrogenase: MDLRPGPIEEAFRKEVRAFLDQELPPDWPAAYQDDRKKKSAIEKSFRKRLAAKGWLTMGWPKAYGGQERSVLEQMVYNEELAKRKAPPGRSMGVMWVGPLILRYGMEEQKQTHISRIVADTVNWCTLYSEPNAGSDLAGLQTPAVADGDHFVVNGQKIWTSGGHEADWGLLAARTDPQAEKHKGISMILLDMKTPGVRVKPLYDLTGDHHFNEVFFDNVRIPRSNLLGTLHGGWYQMAYGLQFERSWIAQVVMAEQVFEDLLKYARQNGIEKEPILRSKLAEIKVRLGVARMLSLRVVWMQSKGGSPSYESSMDKGFTSGLLQQMSQIAMELLREYGQLERGERRAPFKGEMQHNHRLWMGWTIAGGTSEIQKNIIALRGLGLPR; encoded by the coding sequence GTGGACCTTCGCCCCGGCCCCATAGAAGAAGCCTTCCGCAAGGAAGTGCGCGCCTTCCTCGATCAAGAGTTGCCCCCCGACTGGCCCGCCGCCTATCAGGATGATAGGAAAAAGAAAAGCGCTATTGAAAAGAGCTTTCGGAAGAGGCTCGCCGCCAAGGGCTGGCTCACCATGGGTTGGCCCAAGGCCTATGGCGGCCAGGAGCGCTCCGTCTTGGAGCAGATGGTCTATAACGAAGAGCTAGCCAAGCGCAAAGCGCCGCCGGGCCGCAGTATGGGCGTCATGTGGGTCGGCCCCCTTATCCTGCGCTACGGCATGGAAGAGCAGAAGCAAACCCATATCTCCCGCATCGTGGCCGATACGGTGAACTGGTGCACCCTGTACAGCGAGCCAAACGCCGGCTCTGACCTCGCGGGTCTGCAAACGCCCGCCGTGGCGGACGGCGACCACTTCGTCGTGAACGGCCAGAAGATATGGACCAGCGGCGGCCACGAGGCCGATTGGGGCCTGCTGGCGGCCCGCACGGACCCCCAGGCAGAGAAGCACAAGGGCATCAGCATGATCCTGCTGGATATGAAGACGCCCGGCGTCCGCGTGAAGCCCCTCTACGACCTCACCGGTGACCATCACTTCAATGAGGTCTTCTTCGATAACGTCCGCATCCCGCGCTCCAACCTCCTGGGGACGCTCCACGGCGGCTGGTACCAGATGGCCTACGGCCTCCAGTTCGAGCGCTCGTGGATCGCCCAAGTGGTGATGGCGGAGCAGGTCTTTGAAGACCTCCTCAAGTACGCCAGGCAGAACGGCATCGAGAAGGAGCCTATCCTTCGCAGCAAGCTTGCCGAGATCAAAGTCCGCCTCGGCGTTGCCCGCATGCTCTCCCTCCGCGTCGTCTGGATGCAGTCTAAAGGCGGCAGCCCCTCCTATGAATCTTCCATGGACAAGGGCTTCACCAGCGGCCTCCTCCAGCAGATGTCTCAAATCGCCATGGAGCTGCTGCGCGAATACGGCCAGCTGGAGCGCGGAGAACGCCGCGCCCCGTTCAAAGGCGAGATGCAGCATAACCATCGCCTCTGGATGGGTTGGACCATCGCCGGCGGAACCTCGGAGATCCAAAAGAATATCATCGCCCTTCGGGGACTGGGACTGCCAAGGTAG